From Calditrichota bacterium, one genomic window encodes:
- the trpS gene encoding tryptophan--tRNA ligase, whose translation MSKKRILSGMRPTGRLHLGNYAGALENWVRLQGEYENFHMVADWHTLTTSYEDTSGIRNDTIEMVIDWLAAGIDPHKSVVFVQSQVKEHAELFLLFAMLVTVPRLERNPTVKEQARDLGLDSRMSYGHLGYPVLQAADILIYRAHAVPVGEDQVPHVELTREIARRFNSLYGEVFPEPEALLTEFARLPGLDGNRMSKSAGNTILLSDEPEEIQRKVMTAVTDPQKIRRGDPGRPEICLVFTFHRKFNPDEVSDIERDCRSGALGCVACKKNLAGKLASFLEPIRERRSYYAAHMDEVQDIIAQGNARARAEAAQTMALVRAAMRIG comes from the coding sequence CATCTGGGCAACTACGCGGGCGCACTGGAAAACTGGGTGCGATTGCAGGGGGAGTACGAGAACTTTCACATGGTGGCCGACTGGCACACCTTGACCACCTCGTACGAAGACACGAGCGGCATCCGCAACGACACCATCGAGATGGTGATCGATTGGTTGGCCGCTGGTATCGACCCCCACAAGAGCGTGGTCTTTGTCCAGTCGCAGGTGAAGGAGCACGCCGAGCTTTTCCTGCTCTTCGCCATGTTGGTTACGGTGCCTCGACTGGAACGTAACCCAACGGTCAAGGAGCAAGCGCGCGACTTGGGCCTGGACAGCCGGATGTCCTACGGCCATCTGGGCTACCCAGTCCTGCAGGCCGCGGACATTCTCATCTATCGCGCACATGCGGTGCCGGTCGGCGAGGATCAAGTTCCCCACGTGGAACTCACCCGCGAGATCGCTCGGCGCTTCAACTCGCTGTATGGAGAGGTCTTTCCCGAACCGGAGGCACTGCTGACCGAGTTCGCGCGTCTCCCTGGTTTGGACGGCAACCGCATGAGCAAGTCGGCGGGCAATACCATCCTGCTTTCCGATGAGCCTGAGGAGATTCAACGCAAGGTAATGACGGCGGTGACCGATCCCCAGAAGATCCGCCGCGGCGACCCAGGACGGCCAGAAATCTGCCTGGTCTTCACGTTCCACCGCAAGTTCAACCCCGATGAGGTCAGCGACATCGAGCGTGACTGCCGCAGTGGTGCGTTGGGGTGTGTGGCGTGCAAGAAGAACTTGGCTGGCAAGTTGGCCTCCTTCCTGGAACCCATCAGGGAGAGGCGCAGCTACTATGCCGCCCACATGGACGAAGTGCAGGACATCATAGCGCAGGGGAACGCCCGGGCGCGGGCGGAAGCGGCTCAGACCATGGCCCTGGTGCGCGCCGCGATGAGGATTGGATAA